The following are encoded together in the Drosophila biarmipes strain raj3 chromosome 3L, RU_DBia_V1.1, whole genome shotgun sequence genome:
- the LOC108028458 gene encoding palmitoyltransferase ZDHHC6 produces the protein MSCSLKDDLRRFLHWGPVTLLSLTLIVTWTVLDMNSMWWPPGSSLGSSMNYTLIWCHTFGTLYYFLKSLLVGPGFIPLRWHPRTIKDREFLQFCLRCDGYKAPRSHHCRRCDRCVMKMDHHCPWINNCVGWSNQASFVYFLLFFLSASIHGSIILVLGVIQGIQKRWYIRQGLHHLATVHLTPTNLMACLFSLGVMSGTGLASIKLLYMQVKVILRNQTEIESWIVRKAIFRRNAYPGNRVKPFVFPYNLGWSANCREVFLPTGDGDGVSWPVLPGCDQYTLTREQLEQKKDKRARSRLYRCTRPATGHWVPIFSQGLWVSLKAPCTDDPRIVLQPGDLVQVTRIQDYWLYGERQISEEERLKGRKGATRGWFPSRCAEEIFDEDPENEDKAGGEPPKESGKTDEESNIKNTKISRDFPSQEGKPVKRLRVN, from the coding sequence ATGAGCTGCTCCCTGAAGGACGACCTCAGGCGCTTCCTGCACTGGGGACCCGTCACCCTGTTGAGCCTGACCCTGATCGTGACCTGGACCGTGCTCGACATGAACTCGATGTGGTGGCCGCCGGGCAGCAGTCTGGGATCCTCGATGAACTACACCCTGATCTGGTGTCACACCTTCGGCACGCTCTACTACTTCCTCAAGTCCTTGCTGGTGGGTCCTGGCTTCATTCCGCTCAGGTGGCACCCCAGGACCATCAAGGACAGGGAGTTCCTGCAGTTCTGCCTCCGCTGCGATGGCTACAAGGCCCCCAGGTCCCATCACTGCCGTCGCTGCGATCGCTGCGTGATGAAGATGGACCACCATTGTCCCTGGATCAACAACTGTGTGGGCTGGTCCAACCAGGCCAGCTTCGTGTACTTTCTCCTCTTTTTCCTCTCAGCCAGCATACACGGCAGCATCATATTAGTCCTCGGCGTCATCCAAGGCATACAAAAGCGGTGGTATATCAGACAGGGGCTACATCATTTGGCCACGGTTCACTTGACCCCCACAAACCTGATGGCCTGTTTATTTAGCCTGGGAGTGATGAGTGGCACAGGATTGGCTAGTATCAAGCTGCTCTACATGCAAGTGAAGGTGATACTGAGGAACCAGACCGAGATCGAGAGCTGGATTGTGAGGAAGGCGATCTTCCGTCGCAACGCCTATCCAGGTAACCGTGTAAAGCCCTTCGTGTTCCCCTACAATCTGGGTTGGTCAGCCAACTGCCGCGAGGTTTTCCTGCCCACTGGAGACGGTGATGGTGTTTCCTGGCCAGTTTTGCCAGGATGCGATCAGTACACCCTCACCCgggagcagctggagcagaAGAAGGATAAGAGGGCTCGATCGCGTCTCTACCGATGCACTCGACCTGCCACGGGCCACTGGGTGCCCATCTTCTCGCAGGGTCTCTGGGTGTCCCTCAAGGCGCCCTGCACCGATGATCCGCGCATTGTCCTGCAGCCAGGCGATCTCGTACAGGTGACTCGCATTCAGGACTACTGGCTTTATGGGGAGAGACAGATCTCGGAGGAGGAAAGGCTCAAGGGACGCAAGGGTGCCACCAGGGGCTGGTTTCCAAGCCGTTGTGCCGAGGAAATCTTTGATGAAGATCCTGAGAATGAAGATAAGGCTGGGGGAGAACCCCCGAAGGAGTCTGGAAAAACAGATGAAGAAAGCAATATCAAAAACACTAAGATCTCCCGCGATTTTCCCAGCCAAGAAGGAAAGCCTGTGAAGCGTCTGCGCGTGAATTGA